One Sphingobacteruim zhuxiongii DNA window includes the following coding sequences:
- a CDS encoding DUF3127 domain-containing protein produces the protein MEIRGKVHEVGATQQVTESFKKRDLIVAYAENPQFVEYIRFEATQDRVNIFDNLAVGEDIEISFNLRGRPWTNKDGLTTYFNSLVAWRVTKLANTAASAPAPGYADMPPVDISSSGADDDDLPF, from the coding sequence ATGGAAATAAGAGGAAAAGTACATGAAGTAGGCGCTACCCAACAAGTTACTGAGTCTTTCAAAAAGAGAGATTTAATTGTTGCTTACGCTGAAAACCCACAATTTGTAGAATACATCCGCTTTGAGGCAACTCAAGACCGCGTTAATATATTTGACAACCTAGCTGTAGGAGAGGATATCGAGATCTCATTCAACCTTCGTGGTCGTCCTTGGACAAATAAAGATGGTCTAACGACTTACTTCAACTCCTTAGTAGCTTGGCGTGTTACGAAGTTAGCAAATACGGCTGCTTCGGCTCCAGCTCCAGGTTATGCAGATATGCCCCCAGTAGACATTTCGTCTTCAGGAGCAGATGATGACGATTTACCTTTCTAA
- a CDS encoding THUMP domain-containing class I SAM-dependent RNA methyltransferase — protein sequence MAEVFNTQSKVIITCNRRLSPYLEQEVKDLGFEIKRAFNTGVEIKASVNECIKLNLNLRTASQVLYEIKSFKAQDANELYKQLLGISWEDIIPFDGYFSVTSNVHNDTITTPLFANVKVKDAIVDRIKDKKGMRPNTGPDLSKAVIHLHWMEERAEIFVDTSGETLAKHGYRKHPGKAPMLEALATSTIMATQWDGKVPFVNPMCGSGTLAIEAALMAQNRKPGLQRMNYSFMHFIGYNEEVFFEDRRVLKDITDKQNLPHIIASDISADAIEIAKLNARTAGVEHLIEFEVCDFAETTIPEGDGVIMFNPEYGERLGVHSKLEITYKRMGDFLKQDCKGYRGYIFTGNPELAKKIGLRASRRFEFFNGKLDCRLLQYELYEGTKEK from the coding sequence ATGGCAGAAGTTTTCAACACCCAAAGCAAGGTGATCATCACCTGCAACCGTCGCTTATCTCCTTATCTGGAGCAAGAAGTTAAAGATTTAGGATTCGAAATTAAGCGTGCATTTAATACTGGCGTAGAGATCAAAGCGTCTGTAAATGAGTGCATCAAGTTAAATCTTAATCTACGTACCGCAAGTCAAGTACTGTATGAAATAAAATCATTCAAGGCACAAGATGCGAATGAACTTTATAAGCAATTATTAGGTATTAGCTGGGAAGATATCATTCCTTTCGATGGCTATTTCTCCGTAACATCGAATGTTCATAATGACACGATAACAACCCCTTTATTTGCAAATGTAAAGGTAAAGGATGCTATTGTCGATCGAATTAAAGATAAGAAAGGCATGCGTCCGAATACTGGACCAGATTTATCGAAAGCCGTTATCCACTTACATTGGATGGAGGAACGCGCAGAGATCTTTGTTGACACCTCGGGCGAGACACTCGCGAAACATGGCTACCGTAAACATCCTGGTAAAGCGCCAATGCTAGAGGCTTTGGCAACTTCGACGATTATGGCAACACAATGGGACGGTAAAGTACCGTTTGTAAACCCAATGTGTGGTTCGGGTACCTTAGCTATAGAGGCTGCTTTAATGGCACAAAATCGTAAACCCGGTTTGCAACGTATGAATTATTCTTTCATGCACTTTATAGGTTATAATGAAGAAGTATTCTTCGAAGATCGTCGTGTACTGAAAGACATCACGGATAAGCAAAATTTACCACATATCATTGCTTCGGATATTTCTGCCGATGCGATTGAAATTGCAAAATTAAATGCGCGTACTGCTGGCGTAGAACACTTAATTGAGTTCGAAGTCTGTGATTTTGCAGAGACAACAATTCCTGAGGGCGATGGTGTTATTATGTTCAATCCTGAATATGGTGAACGTCTTGGAGTCCATAGTAAGCTAGAAATTACCTACAAACGGATGGGCGACTTCTTGAAGCAAGATTGTAAGGGCTACCGTGGATATATCTTTACAGGTAATCCTGAACTAGCAAAGAAAATCGGTCTTCGAGCTTCTAGAAGATTTGAATTCTTCAACGGAAAATTAGATTGTCGATTATTGCAATACGAGCTTTATGAAGGAACTAAAGAAAAATAA
- a CDS encoding HD domain-containing protein codes for MKELKKNKEEILELTATFVQNTLKDAESGHDWWHIQRVWSNTKHILQHEQADELVCELTALLHDIADSKFHNGDETIGPRIAGEFLKSIEVDPNVIEHVQKIILNMSFKASLGDVTFHSKELEVVQDADRLDAIGAIGIVRAFTYGGFKNREIYNPNIPPVVHQDKEAYKNTTAPTINHFYEKLLLLKDKMNTPTAKAIAAERHAYMEDFLKQFYAEWNGDK; via the coding sequence ATGAAGGAACTAAAGAAAAATAAAGAAGAGATCCTGGAGCTGACGGCAACGTTTGTTCAAAACACCTTGAAAGATGCCGAGTCTGGTCATGACTGGTGGCATATTCAACGTGTTTGGAGTAATACCAAGCATATATTGCAACATGAACAAGCAGATGAATTAGTTTGTGAATTGACGGCTTTACTACATGATATCGCGGACAGCAAGTTCCACAACGGCGATGAGACCATCGGACCCCGTATTGCTGGCGAATTTTTAAAGTCAATTGAAGTCGATCCGAATGTTATTGAACATGTACAAAAGATTATTTTAAACATGTCTTTTAAAGCTTCACTGGGTGATGTCACGTTTCATTCAAAAGAATTAGAAGTCGTTCAAGATGCAGATCGATTAGATGCAATTGGCGCTATTGGAATTGTTCGTGCATTCACTTATGGCGGCTTTAAAAACCGGGAGATTTATAACCCTAATATTCCTCCTGTGGTTCATCAAGATAAAGAGGCGTACAAAAATACTACTGCCCCAACGATCAATCACTTCTATGAGAAATTGTTATTGCTGAAGGACAAGATGAATACACCAACCGCAAAAGCGATTGCTGCAGAAAGACATGCCTATATGGAAGACTTTCTAAAACAGTTCTATGCAGAATGGAATGGCGATAAATAG